The window CATTGACCTATCTCTGAGGCACATCtagatttattttgtttatgtagTGTGACATTTCAATCTTCATGCGTCTTTTATGCCATGTGAAAAGAAATGATAAACTATAGAAATGTGTTTCTAATGGATATCTCTTCAAGTGTATCAAATAAACATAATCTGAGGCACCATGCATGAATGAAGAGCGCAATCTAACTTGCTTGGCATGACACAGCACTATCACACAACAAAGCTGTTGAAGAGGATCTGCTGCTGCTCTGTGTTCATTCAGAGAATTGCGCTACTTCAAGGTGAATACAGTCTAATTTTGAATGCATGACATGTTTTGGACAAGAACAGTCATTAaaccaatagacctttttcatacTCCCGGTTTTGGtacgcggaagtaaacgtttgccgggtaaactttgacagcggtaaatgagagatcacagcaaatattatttttacttacccatttgctccaagaccaaaataaaaaatccactattacatttggaTTACTTTGCAGAAGATGGAAAAAAATAGAATGCGGTGGATTAAGAAAATGCCAATTTACTGTCAatctctctcagcagctgtcatagaaaccccctcacagctgtggtaattagttTTTAAAACGAATTCTAATTCCagagtaatataacacaaagcataatgttataaacttacactcaatattttaaaaatgtataatatatatatatatatatatatatatatatatatatatatatatatatatatatatataaaaaataaaaataaaataatataaaaaactgcgatttacgctgataaatatgGCGGAACCGCGTCATCACATTCTGTTTGCATTGTGTGTTGGAAGATGTGAATGGCGAAATTTTCACTTAAAATATGCATTATAGTCCAGGGTTCATGTATGGAAATAAATAAGGTActagattattttttatatttcataattcagtaaaacaacaacaagttgttaaaataaagttaataataattataataattatatatatatatatatatatatatatatatatatatatatatatatatatatatattacatacagtTTTGGGGAGGATATGGATATGTACcaaaaaataacattatcatacaataatatttacaatatttgttgttattgtttgatAACTTGTTTTTTATGGTACCAAACATCCTCTCTAAAATTATTTGAATgtacacaataaaaaataaaaataaaaaaataaaaataaaaaaaatagatgttGTCTCTacatctctaaaaaaaaaaaaaaaaaaaaaaagtttactctgCCAAAGCGGCGTATCTCCTGCATCACGTGACGGTGGGCTCCGGCTCGTGGTTGCTATGGAGATGACGGCAAGATTTGACGCAGAACGTCAGTACAGGAAACAAAAATACTGCGCTTCGAGAATATACGTAAGTATACGCCTGAACATGCTATGGATTTTATACTCATTCAACAGTACACATCCCAGTTGGATAAAACGAACATTAGAGATGTTTTTAAAAAGAAGTCTCATTTTGATAAAGTACAAACTACGACGTTAGAGCACTGTATTGTCCATTCCCGGACAACAGATATAGTGCTGCTTCAGTAGTGTTTATGGAGAAATTATACTTCTGCATGTACTATAATTTAAAGAGCTTTGTTAAAATATATCTGTAACATTGCTAGCATatctaaatacaggtgcatctcaataaattagaatgtcgtggaaaagttcatttatttcagtaattcaactcaaattgtgaaactcgtgtattaaataaattcagtgcacacagactgaagtagtttaagtcttttgttcttttaattgtgatgattttggctcacatttaacaaaaacccaccaattcactctctcaaaaaattagaatacatcataagaccaataaaaaaaacatttttagtgaattgttggccttcaggaaagtatgttcatttactgtatatgtactcaatacttggtaggggctccttttgctttaattactgcctcaattcggcgtggcatggaggtgatcagtttgtggcactgctgaggtggtatggaagcccaggtttctttgacagtggccttcagctcatctgcattttttggtctcttgtttctcattttcctcttgacaataccccatagattctctatggggttcaggtctggtgagtttgctggccagtcaagcacaccaacaccatggtcatttaaccaacttttggtgcttttggcagtgtgggcaggtgccaaatcctactggaaaatgaaatcagcatctttaaaaagctggtcagcaaaaggaagcatgaagtgctccaaaatttcttggtaaacgggtgcagtgactttggttttcaaaaaacacaatggaccaacaccagcagatgacattgcaccccaaatcatcacagactgtggaaacttaacactggacttcaagcaacttgggctatgagcttctccacccttcctccagactctaggaccttggtttccaaatgaaatacaaaacttgctctcatctgaaaagaggactttggaacactgggcaacagtccagttcttcttctccttagcccaggcctctgacgttgtctgtggttcaggagtggcttaacaagaggaatacgacaactgtagccaaattccttgacatgtctgtgtgtggtggctcttgatgccttgaccccagcctcagtccattccttgtgaagttcacccaaattcttgaatcgattttgcttgacaatcctcataaggctgcggttctctcggttggttgtgcatctttttcttccacactttttccttccactcaactttgttaacatgcttggatacagcactctgtgaacagccagcttctttggcaatgaatgtttgtggcttaccctccttgtgaagggtgtcaatgattgtcttctggacaactgtcagatcagcagattgtgtagcctagtgaaccaaactgagagaccattttgaaggctcaggaaacctttgcaggtgttttgagttgattagctgattggcatgtcaccatattctaattttttgagatagtgaattggtggatttttgttaaatgtgagccaaaatcatcacaattaaaagaaccaaagacttaaactacttcagtctgtgtgcactgaatttatttaatacacgagtttcacaatttgagttgaattactgaaataaatgaacttttccacgacattctaatttattgagatgcacctgtatatcttgtacagtaaataatagCCTGAGCAAAGTTATTAACGTGCTGACTATCAGATGAAGTATACTGTATAAAGTATATTCAGTATaaagtatttacagtatgtggatGGAAATGTACAAATTAAACACATAGGTTAGGCTTATCTGGTTTTGCTGACAAAGTGTGTGTGTCTTTCAGGCAAGAGGTTTCCCAGACAACCTGCTGACAAGACAATGCATATCGCCCCTCCTGTCAGCAGAGACAGGGTCATACCTAAATTTCCCAAGGTACACATCACTCTGAAGTCACATGATGGTAATAATTTCCTTCGACTGAACAGATCATTCCACATTTCTTAAATGTATACTTTGTGCAATATCTCCTAGTTTGCAACTTTGAAACAGTTAAATCATCCAGCCTGACTCATGTTGTGTCTCATGCTACAGGAAATTCTGCAAACATTAAGTAACTGTACCGAGTGCTGTAGATTAagttattgagaatgtgtgacatCCATAGAGTGTCCTCAATGTTGACTAATGCTTACAGGATCACAGGACTTCAGCTAATTctgcagaaataaaaaaattattcatacaGGTGCTTGTGCGTACTAGTTTTCTCTGTAATGGGGTCATTTGGGGCATGAAATCAAAGTTACTGCATATTCCTGCTTATTGCGcaagattcatcagtgcatgctattctatataaactcagcaaaaaaaaaataagataattttgtaacaatccaaataactttacaggttTGAACAATGTTTTCcttgcttgttcaatgaaccataaacaattaatgaacatgcacctgtggaatggtcgttaagacactaacagcttacagacggtaggcaattaaggtcacagttataaaagacctttctactgactctgaaaaacaccaaaagaaagatgcccagggtccctgctcatctgtgtgaacatgcaataggcatgctgcatggaggcatgaggactgcagatgtggccagggcaataaattgcagtgTCTGTTCTGTGTGACGCCTAAGACAgaactacagggagacaggaaggatagctgattgtcctcgcagtggcagaccacatgtaacaacacttgcacaggatcgatacatccaaatatcacacctgcaggacaggtacaggatggcaacaacaactgcccgagttacaccaggaatgcacaatccctccatcagtgctcagacaatccgcaacaggctgagagaggctggactgagggctcgtaggcctgttgtaaggcaggtccttaccagacatcaccggcaacaacgtcgcctatgggcacaaacccacctttgctggaccagacaggactggcaaaaagtgctcttcactgatgagtcatggttttgtctcaccaggggtgattgtTGGACTTGCAGTTATCGTCGAAGCAGGGtcgaggtggagggtccgtcatggtctggggcggtgtgtcacagcatcatcggactgagcttgttgtcattgcaggcaatctcaacgctgtgtattacagggaagacatcctccttcaTGTGGTACAAAAAagaaagtgggcaaagaaaccgacattggacaacagataattggaaaagagtgttatggatcttaaccccattgagcttttgtgggatcagctagactgtaaggtgcatgtgaagtgcccgacaagacagccacatctacaggatgttacaggaagtgtggggtgaaatgtcacctgagtatctggacaaactgacagccaaggatctgcaaagctgtcactgatgcatgtggaggatttttttgatgagaaatgtttgaagtagtttaagaagttctgaacacttttttttttttttttttttttttttcaaaattgtaatAACTTCAtcttattaatgtcctgacaatacaatgtgatcagttgaatgccactttggtgaataaaagtaccaatttctttccataagagcaaaatctgtacatttattccaaacttttggccgccagtgtatatatagctcatatatatatatatatatatatacgtatgtgtgtctctgtgtgtaaaTGGCAGAGGCAAATAGCAATAGATGCCATTTACACAAAGTGCAATCaacaaaagcatcttctttgcactaagtggaAATTGTGTTCGATGCTATCTGCATccataattaaatactaacatacagtataggggtgtctctgcagtgtgtttattgagtcccacagacaccctatacctacccctaaacactaaccttcccttacaaaaatgaaccatggttttactacagaaaccagAGTATCACCATGGTAATTTGTAGAAAATTAAaggtaaccacaaaattaaaacatgtttactatattaacatcatattactacagtaaaaccatggttaattgcattaaaataatgacttctgccaaaaaacaaggttactacagtattactgttgtaaaaccatggttaactccCTGATtgtcaccatgaccaaatcactgcaagatAATCAAGCTttaaatacacttttatttattataagtagtattaaaggaaatattaatagtGGAGACAGGAAAAGGTGGAACAAAATAAGTTTTGAACCCGGGCTGTCCAAAcacaaaaaagcacatccacTCTGACTTTACACCCCCAACTACTGAAGCGACAGTTTTGCACAaaggtgcagtttgtctttaatttctgtgtttccaccagactactggagtgcaaatagccattcTGTGTGGTAGATGCTTTTGACACCTAGTGCAAAAAGTCACTTTATTAAAAGTTGTCTTCACCAGTTATCAAAACCTCTAAAATGACTGTCCTTTTTGGATGATAtcacaaatccctcttacttttcaaTACCTCCCCTCTAACCACTCAGCCtcattctggtatggaacacccacttttcatgatccaatcagttCCTGATGGATTAAATGAAGTCCCACCCTTTTGTTTCTAAGTGTTAGTATTTCATTACACACCTTATTGCATGTGGAAACAAATTAAAGCAATTTTCAGAAGTTGTTAGCAATCAATACTTGATGGCCAAAATTGTCTGGTAATTGTTGTTGTTCATGGCTAAAAGAGTTGTTCAGCATTTATTAGTTCTTCTTTTATTAGTAAACTTTATTGTTCTTTTATTCTCTAGTGTTATAATCCTCAAGCTTGCCTACAGATGAAGGACAACTGGAATTCAAAAGCCAAGATGGAATTCAAAGCTGCCTGCCTACAAGAGTGATGATTGATGATTATATTGATCAATGATAGTTAaataacatgtacagtatatttacagtatacaatTTTACATGATTTTAGATATGACAGGCTTAAGATGTCGAAAGCAGTGGTGGTTGGAGGCCTCAATGTGGGAAAGACATGCTTAATAAACAGGTAAAGTTTATGGATATACTTTCCACAATAATAAAAGAACTTAAAACTCTCTAAGATATTGTCAGTTAAAATAGAGGTAGTAATGTTAAGTTGTCAGCAAGGTTTCACCACCCCTGTTTAGTTTAATGCTGTATTTTTCATCTAGGTCCATTAAGATGTTCTTGTATGTTGAAGGTTCTGTAAAGATGTGTTTGAGAGAGACTACAAGGCTACAATTGGGGTTGACTTTGAAATTGAGAGATTTGAACTGTCTGGGCTGCCATATTCTCTTCAAATGTGAGCAATGATTAACAACACATTAGCTCAAAGGTCAAGCAACCGATCTTATCCTGTGTATGTTAGTTGTTTGATGTTTGatttttcacattatattatttgtaGATGGGACACAGCTGGCCAGGAAAAGTTCAAATGCATTACATCGGCATACTACAGAGGAACTCAGGGTAGGTAGTGTAGGTTCAgcctttaaaggagtagttcatcatttactcaccctcatgccatcccagatgtgtatgactttctcgcttctccagaacacaaatgaagacttttataagattatctcagctctgtaggtccatacaatgaaagtgaatggtggtcaaagctttaaagctccaaaaagcaaggcagcataaaagtaatccacacaactccagtgttttaatccctgtcttcagaagcgatctaatcaattttgggtgagaacagaccaaaatgtaactcctttttcacaataaatcttgatatcagcagtctccttggcaatcatgatttccaTCTCCTAaccacttcctagtgccatctactgcatcaagaactaggaagtgtaattgagcttgaaatcatgatcatgcacagagactgcaatggaaagatgtacagtgaaaaaggagttacattttggtctgttctcacccaaaatcgattggatcacttctgaagacacgtacagtatttaaccactggagtcttatggattatttttatgctgcctgtatgtgctttttggaccttcaaaggtttggtcaccattgcattgtgaggacctacagagctgaaatatacttcaaaaaacctttgtttgtgttatgcAAAAGAAagaagtcttacacatctgggatggcatgagggtgagtaaatgatgagagaattttcatttttggatgaactattcctttaatgctgcaaaTATGAAAGTTCAACCCCCTATataatcatttctgtttttgcTTCAAAAGTTATCATTACTGTCTTTGACATGGCGGATATCAAGACCTTGGAACACACACGGTAAGAAAATGCTTGACTGAAGTGGAAATGTGTCCAGTGTTTTGAATACCTTTAATAAAAACCTTTCCATGAAAGTAACATTGCATTGTTCAGGCAGTGGTTACTGGATGCTCTGAACGAAAATGAACCAAACTCCTGTATTGTTTTCTTAGCTGGCACAAAAAGAGACCTCCTGGTGAGAATGATTGCCCACACATGCATGCATATGTACATGTACAACTTGTAAAAGCTATTAAAGAGTCTCTGCTGTCTTTATCTGAAGTCTACAAAAGAGTGCCAGAGAACTGAGAAAGATGCCATAAAGATGGCAGCAGAGATGAATGCTGAGTTCTGGTCTGTGTCATCAAAAACAGGTACAGTCTACAAGCATACAATGATATGAATACGAATCTGAATATATTTAATCTTGAAGATGGTTATATCAGttcacattttatttgaaaacagtTGGACTATAGCTGTAGTCCTTGGCTATTACTGCTTGAATGCCttgtaaattattgtattgtcataatttttttttttttttttttttgtggtggggtTAG of the Myxocyprinus asiaticus isolate MX2 ecotype Aquarium Trade chromosome 42, UBuf_Myxa_2, whole genome shotgun sequence genome contains:
- the LOC127432788 gene encoding LOW QUALITY PROTEIN: ras-related protein Rab-36-like (The sequence of the model RefSeq protein was modified relative to this genomic sequence to represent the inferred CDS: inserted 1 base in 1 codon); translation: MHIAPPVSRDRVIPKFPKCYNPQACLQMKDNWNSKAKMEFKAACLQEYDRLKMSKAVVVGGLNVGKTCLINRFCKDVFERDYKATIGVDFEIERFELSGLPYSLQIWDTAGQEKFKCITSAYYRGTQVIITVFDMADIKTLEHTRQWLLDALNENEPNSCIVFLAGTKRDLLSTKECQRTEKDAIKMAAEMNAEFWSVSSKTGENVXFFFRVAALAFEDSILKDLETGNSTAKIGDGRILND